A genomic segment from Dermacentor silvarum isolate Dsil-2018 chromosome 11, BIME_Dsil_1.4, whole genome shotgun sequence encodes:
- the LOC125941429 gene encoding uncharacterized protein LOC125941429 gives MSTDRRGSLQLTRAFAASISYQENHLGFRTTPTTSRPYLSTSLRAAEMLLCVLKGRRTDEALRASLSNVLSFQIQSQQPHRAASLQEVTHQWCQLSRTIHHTTAMAAQCWNPRQHINFQKLLYYTFILTLGKMQKPRLVKHLSILQPILKVVLPCMMHASPTMCLALE, from the exons ATGTCGACGGATCGACGTGGAAGCCTACAGCTAACTCGCGCGTTTGCAGCGAGCATTTCATATCAG GAGAACCATCTAGGTTTCCGGACCACCCCGACAACGTCCCGTCCGTATTTAAGCACAAGCCTGCGAGCCGCCGAGATGCTGTTGTGCGTTTTGAAAGGTCGGCGAACCGACGAAGCACTCCGAGCCAGTCTTTCAAACGTTCTCAGCTTCCAA aTACAAAGCCAGCAACCACACAGAGCAGCCAGCCTTCAGGAAGTAACACATCAATGGTGCCAGCTGTCCCGGACGATCCACCACACCACAGCGATGGCAGCCCAGTGCTGGAACCCGAGGCAGCACATCAACTTCCAAAAACTCCTGTATTACACATTCATTTTGACTCTGGGGAAAATGCAGAAACCCAGGCTAGTGAAGCACCTGAGCATTCTACAGCCAATCTTGAAAGTGGTGCTGCCATGCATGATGCATGCCAGCCCGACAATGTGTCTAGCCTTAGAATAG